The Bradyrhizobium sp. CCBAU 53340 nucleotide sequence CTGCCGGAACGAACAGGCATAGGATCGCGGTCCCACCGATCTGCTTGAGAACCGGTATCGTCTGGCCAAGCTTGCCCAGCAGAAAGCCGAGCAGCATGAGGACCAGGAGACCGCCGATCACATCGTTCGGGAGCTTTCCAGAGTAAACCGCGGCAGCACAGACGATGGCCGCTCCGACGTATATGCTGATTGGCAACGGGCCGATCTTGACGCCGTTGAGCTTCGTCGAAGGGATTGCCTCCGGCGCGGCCGGACGAAAAGTCGTGTCAACCAAAGTTCCCTCCAATTTTGTTATTTTCGTCATCCGGGCTGCGGCCAGTCTGCTGGCCGCGAGGACTGGCTTGCCAGTCAGAAGATCCAGGGATTCTCCGCAGCATGGCGTGCTTCGAAAGCGCGGATGTCGTCAGCAAGGACCAGGGTTGATGCGACGAAATCCCGGCCCGTCAGGAACGCCTCTTTCCTCGTCGGCTCGATGTCGAATTTGATCGGGCGGCGGCCACGGTCGAAGCGGATCGTCTGCGCTGCAAGATCAACGAAGACGTCGTTGCGCTCACGATGTGCCACAGCGTTAGCGATCTCAGCTACGAGATCGGGTTCGAGCGAGATCGTCAACAGGCCGTTGTTGCCGCAATTGTCATTGAATATCCCGGCGAAGCTGGTGCCGATCAATGCCCGGATGCCGAGCTGTTGAAGCCCCCACACCGCGTGCTCGCGGCTCGAACCGCAGCCGAAATTTGGGCCGACCACGAGGAAGCAAGCGTTGCGATAACCGTCCTGATTGAGAATAAACTCGGGATTGGGTTTACCGGCGGAGAAGCGCAGCAGATTGAAGGCGCCCTCGCCCAGCCCGCTCCGGTCCACGCCCTTAAGAAACATTTTGGGCATGATCACGTCGGTGTCGATGTTTGGCGACATCATGGGTGCAGCGACGCCTGAAACTTGATCGAATGGCATCATTGGCCTGCAACTCCCAGCAGTGAACGAACGTCAGCGATGTGGCCGGTGACCGCGGCCGCGGCCACCATTGCCGGACTCATGAGATGCGTGCGGGCGCCTGGTCCCTGGCGGCCTTCGAAATTTCGGTTGGTCGAGGACGCACACCGCTCTCCGGGCTTGAGCACATCGTCATTCATGGCAAGGCACATCGAGCAGCCGGATTGCCGCCATTCGACGCCGGCATCCGTGAACACTTTTGCAAGGCCTTCAGCCTCGGCTTGCGCTCTGACGTGGGTCGATCCCGGCACTACGATTGCCCGTACACCGGCCGCAACACGGCGGCCACGAAAGACCTCGGCCGCGTCGCGCAAATCCTCGATGCGCGAATTCGTGCAGGAGCCGATGAACGCAAAATCGATCGGGACGGATTGAATGGGATCACCGGCTCGAAGCCCCATATAGCTCAGGGCGCGAAGGGCCGCGGCCTTGCGTTCAGGCGCCACCTGTTGCGCAGGATCGGGGATAATATCGGTCACTGCAATTGCCTGGTCGGGGCTGGTTCCCCAGGTGACGAGAGGGGCGACATCCGCGACATCGAGCGCAACCTCGCGGTCGAACCGGGCATCGGGGTCCGAGGCGAGCGTCAGCCATTTCTTGGCCGCTCGCTCCCACATCTCGCCCTTTGGCGCGCGCGGCCGGCCCTTTAAATAGTCCAGCACCTTCTGGTCCGGGGCGACCACGACACCACGCGCGCCCGCTTCGACGATCATGATGGACATGACGATGCGGCCTTCGACGCTCATGTTTGAGACGACGGGGCCAGTGAACTCAACGGCATAGCCAGTAGCCCCGTCGGCGCCGATCCGCCGGATGATCTCCATGACGATATCTTTCGGCGTGACCCCGAACGGGACGTCTCCGGTGAGGTGGATGCGCATCGTTTTGAGGCGTCGGTAGCGCACCGTCGAGGTTGCAAGATAGTGCTCGATATCGGAGGTCCCGATGCCATAGCCGAGCGCGCCGAAGGCGCCATAGGCGGTGCTGTGGCTGTCGCCGGCGGCGATGACCATACCTGGCATGACGAGGCCCTGCTCGGGGGCGACGACGTGCTCGATGCCTTGGCGCGGATCGAGAATATCGAAATATTCGATGCCGAAATCCCGGGCGTTTTCAGCGAAGTAGTCAACTTGGCGCGCGGCGCCGCTATCCGGCATGGCGCGGGTGCGTTGTGCGGCTGTAGGGTTGACGTGATCGACCACCATCAGCGCCGCTTTGGGATTCCAAACTTTCCGCCCCGCGGCGCGCAGGCCGGCAAACGCCTGGGGGCTGGTATACTCGTTGAGGACGGTTCGGTCGACGTACAGCAGGACGAGCCCGGCATCATCCAGATTGCGGACCACATGGGAGTCCACCAGCTTGTCATACAACGTGCGCGCGGCCATCCCGCCTTCCTCCAAAGCTTCTTTCCGGCCACCGTGACGCGCGCGCGACTAGAAATCCAATGCCGGATGCTGATATCGTTATGCAAGGCCTGCATAAACGAGAGCTCTCCATGGAGATCAACTGGTTATACGATTTCATCGCGGTTGCGACAGCGCGCAGTTTTTCACGGGCCGCAGAGGAGCGAAACTGTTCCCAGCCGGCGCTCAGCCGGAGGATACAGGCGCTCGAGGTCTGGGCTGGCGCATCGCTGCTCGATCGCACCACGCACAGCGTCAATCTGACGCCCGCTGGTGAAGCCTTTCGTCACACTGCTGACGATATCGTGCGCAGATTGAGTGCCGGCCGGCTCGAGGCGCAGGAGCGGGCGCGCGGTGCCTCGGACGTACTGAAGTTCGCCTCGACCAATGCGCTGTCGCTGACGTTCTTTCCGGATTGGCTGCGTCGCATCGAGACCGAGCTACCATTCGTGCCCAACGTACAGCTCGTTGCCAATCATATGGAAGGCTGCGAACGGATCCTCTTGGCGAGCGATGCCCATTTTTTGCTTTGCCATTATCATCCGGCCGCCACGACGGCGTTGACGCCGTCGCATTTTCGCTCGCTGCATGTTGGTGACGATCGGCTGATCCCCGCATCGGTGCCGGTTTCGCGCCGCAACCGCAAGCCTCGCTTCAAGCTTCCGGGAACGGAGGGCGCGCCTGTACAGTTCTTGAGCTTCCGTTCAGAATCAGGGATGGGACGGATCCTGGAAGCGGTGCGTGCCACCTCCCCCTTGCAAGCTCATCTTCACACAACATTCACGTCGCATCTGGCGAAGCTTTTGGTCACGATGGTTCAGGCAGGCCGGGGCATGGCGTGGCTGCCGGAAAGCCTGATCAGTGATCAGCTTGCCTCTGGCGAGATTGTCGCGGCAGGCGGGCAGCAGTGGTACGTGCCGATCGAGATCCACGTATTCCGGCCTAAACTGCGGCTCGCCCAGGCGGCGGAGGCATTCTGGCAGCACATCGAGAAAGCAGCCACACATTCACGATGACGTAAGTAAAGTTGATGCCGCAGCAGTCACGCTTTTGGCCCGGCTATCTCAGTCGCTTATCAGCAGCGATGAAGTCGATAAATGTCCGGACCTTGGCTGAGAGGTATTTGCGCGTCGGATAAACCGCGAACAATTGGCTTTCGAAGATGCTCTGCTCCGGCAGCACTTGTTCCAGGCGCCCGGCGGCGAGATCCTCGCTGATCAGCCATTTGGGCAGCACCGCGAGCCCCATGCCTTCCAGGGCGGCCAGGTGCAGCAGAGTCTCGTTGCCGCTGAGCAAAACGGGGTTGAATTTGATAGTCTGCGTCCCACTTTCGCCCTGGATGGTGATACTCTCGCCTGGAGAGTGCAGCGCATAGTGCAAGAGGCTGTGTCCGGACAATTCAGCCAGATTCTTCGGGCGCTTTGCGCGATCGAGATAAGCGGGCGTGGCAACCATATAAAATGGGACCCTTGTGATCGGCCGCGCGATCAATGCCTCGTCAGGCGTGCCCGTCGCACGCAAGGCCAGGTCAAAACCTTCCTCGACCAGATTGACCAATCGTCCACTGAGATCGATGTTCAGCCGCACCTGTGGATAGCGAGCCTGATAGTCTGCCAAGACTTTCGAAAACTTCGGATTGGCCATCCAGACCGGTGCGGTTAGCCGCAATGTGCCGCGAGGAACTACGGTCACGTTGCTGACGGCCGCCTCTACCTCATCCAGGGACTCGAGCATTTGACGCGTCTGCTCGAAATATAATGCGCCGCTTTCGCTCAGGCTGACGCGTCGGCTCGTGCGGTTGAGCAGCCGTGAGCCCAGACGCTTCTCAAGCTGCATCACATGCTTACTCGCCATGGCGGGCGAGATGCCCAGCCGCTCTGCCGCGGCTGCAAAGCTCTTGAGCTCGGCAACCAGGCAAAAGACCTTCATGCTGACCAGCGTATCCATTCAGATCATCAACATATAGGAAATGAATCCATCCCAAAACAGATAATGATCCAAAATCGTGAAGCGACCAAACATGGTGACAGCCCTGTGATCGTCGGAGTGCCTGCCATGTCCACCGCCACCGCCCAAGCCGCCCCGCGGGAACGTCCCCTATGCGTGAGCCTTTGGATCGCTCAAGCCCTCCTCTTTTGCGTGTTCGCTTCGTCCGGGCTCGCGAAGCTGTTCATGCCGATTCCGCAGTTAGCGGCAATGATGCCATGGACAGGTCAGCACTCTGAAGCATTTGTCCGGGTCATCGGACTGATCGACCTCGCCGGAGGAATTGGCGTTCTCGTGCCTGCGTTAACCCGGATTATGCCGCGGCTGACAGTGCTTGCCGCGCTTGGCTGCTCCGTGTTGCAGGTCTTCGCTATCGTTTTTCATGTCTCTCGCGGCGAGGCCGAGCTCACGCCTCTCAACTTCATCTTGCTGGCCCTTAGCGTCTTTGTTGTCTGGGGGCGCGGGCGCAAGATACCGGTCGCGCCGCGCCGATCCTGATGCCGAGCTCCTAACCAGCCATGGCGGTGCTTCCCGAAGGCTCTCAGGGGATCGATTGGCGTCGAATTATCCCGGCGGCACGCTCCCACGATGCAGCTTCGCTCATCGCAGCATGTCTTCGCCCCTCCAAATGGATGGTAGCAGCAATCAGCCTCAGGCAAACCGGGTGTCCAGTTGCGCGCCACTTAAAGCGTTTCATGAGTACGATATAGCGGAGGTCCCGCTGGGCAATGATCCCTAGATCTCCATCGCGCGAGGGCGCTTTAGGCCTATATTCCGAACAGCAAGGCTTGCCGATGTTCGGCCAGCCATTCGCTCAAGGAGACGGGCATCCGTCCTAGGGTGCGCTCAACGAAGTCATTGCGCGCCCAAACCACCTCGTTCTGTTCTTCGTACTGGAAGAAATCCCAGAGATAGTGCAGCCGGATCTCTCCGAGCTCCCGGTACGCCTCGAAGAAGCCCGCTCTGCTGCCGTCGTGAACAATTCTTTCCTGAAAAACCTTGGTCATGAGATCGGCGACGTCGCTGAACCTCAGTATGTCCTGTCCGTTGTTCAGAGTGTGAAATTGACCAATGTGCCGATGATTGCTCGACAGGAAAAGACGTCCGGCCACTTCCGCAATGTCGCGTGGATCGATATAGGGAATCAAGCGTTCGGGCCAGATCAGCTTTCGCTCCTTCCTCAAGCCGTCCTTCATCCAGTAGAAGTTGTCCATGAAGGTTGCGCCGATGTTCAGGTAGGTGACAGGCAGACCGCTTTCGTCGAGGATTTCTTTTGCGATGGGGTGTTGGATGGGTAAACCAAGACCATGCTCGCGGAGAGACTGAGGAATTCGCCTTCGATTCGCTTCGGGTTGTAGGCCGACAAGACGTATAACGTGAACGGCGGACCTTGCCTTCTTGAGCAGGACAACGAGATTTGTCATCGCGTCGGCCTCGTTCGTGCCGCTTCTGGTCAGTACGAAGATTCCTTCCATTCCGTCGACCGCCTTCTCAAGCGATGCGAGATCAAAATAGCTGGCAATGACGACCTCCGCATGCGGGTGCTCGCGGCGAAGGACGTCACAATTGGCGGGATTGCTTGTTACGAGGCGCAGCTTGATCTGCGGCGCCTCCTCGCGCAAGAAGTGCGCAAGTGGGCCGCCGATATGAGCCGCTGCACCGAAAATGAGAATCGTGCTCGGAATCTTCTTCTGACCGTGTCGCATTAACAGACCTCAATAAACCCTGGCGAAGGCCCCAACCTGCCGCGAGCGGCTGGGTGGCCGCCTCAAGCCCCGAAGTTTTTCTGGATCGCCTTGTCGAGCGTCTCGCCGCCGATGAAACGCTGGCGCAATTCCCGCTTGAGCAGCTTGCCGGACGGATTCTTCGGCAGGCTGTCGACAAAGATCACGCGCTTGGGCACCTTGAAATGCGCCATCGATCCCGCACAATGCGTGATGACGGCATCCTCGTCGAGCTTCTCGCCGCTCTTAACCACGACAATCGCGGTTACGGCCTCGATCCAGTGCGGATCGGGCAGGCCCACGACGGCGACCTCGGAGATCGCCGGGATCTTGTAGATCATCTCCTCGACCTCGCGGCTGGCGACATTCTCGCCGCCGGACTTGATCATGTCCTTCACGCGGTCGACAACGGTGATGTAGCCCTCGGCATCGACGGTGGCGAGGTCGCCGGAGTGGAACCAGCCGCCAGCGAAAGCCGCCGCGGTCTTCACGGGATCGTTGTAATAGCCCGACAACAGATGCGGCGAGCGGTGTACGATTTCGCCGATCTCGCCGACGCCAACGTCCTCCATTGCCGTGTTGACGACGCGGGTCTCGACGTTGATGGCGGGTTTGCCGGCGGAGCCCGCCTTGCGGAGCTGGTCCTCGGGCGTCAGCACGGTCGCAAGCGGCGCGATCTCGGTCTGACCGTAAAAGTTCCAGAACTTGACGTTGGGCAGGCGGCGCTGGAGCTCGAGCAGCACCTCCACCGGCATGATCGAAGCGCCGTAATAGCCCTTTTGCAGCGACGACAGATCGCTCTTGTCGAAATTTGGCGAGCGCAGCATCGCGATCCAGATCGTCGGCGGCGCGAAGAAGCAGGTGATCCCGTGCGCCTGGATCAGCGCCAGAATGTTGTCTGCGGTCGGCTTGCCCGTGATCACGCCGGAGGCGCCGAGATAGACTTGCGGGCCGAGGAAGACGTCGAGCTGAGCGCAATGATAGAGCGGCAGCGCGTGCAGCACTTTATCGTCGGCGCTCATGCCGCCGTCGATGATGCAGCTCACATACTGCCACATCACGGCTTCATGGCTCAGCATCGCACCCTTGGGCAGGGATTCCGTGCCCGAGGTGTAAACAATCTGTGCGAGATCGCGGCTGTCGACGGAGGCCTCAAACAACGAGCTGTCGGCATCGAGAAGATCGTCGAAGCTGGTGAGGCCCGCCGGCTGCGCAGCGGGATCCTCGCCCGGCAACCAGATGAGCTTCTCCACCGCGCAGCCCTTACTGCTCGCGGCGCGTGCGGCCTCGACGAAATCGGGGCCGGTCGCGAGCAGCCTGGCGCCGGAGCTTTTCAGGATGAAATTGATCTCGTCGGGATTGAGCATGAAGTTGATCGGCACCAGCACCGCGCCGATCCGCGCTACCGCGAAGCGCAGCGCCGCAAAGGCATGCGAGTTGCGCGACAGCACGGCGAGACGGTCGCCCTTCCCGACGCCGAGGCCGGGTAGGCCACGCGCCAGTCGATTGCAGATCGCGTCCAGTTCGGCAAACGTCCAGCGCACCGCGCCGCAGCTCAAGGCTAGCTTGCTCGGCTCGCGGGCAGCCGAGCGGCGCAAGAGATCGCCAATCGAATGCTCGCGGGCTTTCGCGATCGTAACTCCGATATCTGCGTTCATCTCCCCTCCCTTGTGCTCGCTTCTGTCAGACCGTGTCCTGCTAGGGCAGCCCCACCGGCCTCGCGCTATCTTGCATATATTTTCCATATGGTCTAATTTGTATCAAGGGTCCGGGAGAGACCCCGCATGATCAGTCTAAGGGAGGATAAGCGGCATGATCGCCAGGATCGCAATCGTGGCCGCGGCCATGTTGGCCGTCAGCATTCAGGCAAAGGCCGACGACCGTCCGCTGAAGATCGGCTGGCTGATGAGCTATACCGGGCCGGGCGCCGCGGCCGGCGCCGCGTCCGATGCCGCGATCCAGGTGTTTTTCCGCAAGTTCGGCACTACGGTCGCCGGTCGCAGGATCGAGATCATCAAGCGCGACACGACGGGACCCGCACCTGACGTGGCCCGCCGCCTGGCCCAGGAGCTGATCGTCAGCGAGAATGTCGATTTCCTCGCAGGAATGGACTACACGCCCAACACAATGGCTGTTGCGCCGCTATCGACCAGCGCCAAGGTGCCCCTCCTCATCGTCAACTCGGCAACTTCGGGCATCCTCGCCAAGCATCCCTTCGCCGTTCGGTTCGGCTTCACGACCACCGAAATGGCGCAGCAGCTCGCGCTCTACGCCGCCAAGCAAAAGCTGAAATCCGTATATACGTTCGTGCATGAATACGAGCCGGGCCTCGATGCGGAGGCGATGTTCGTCCGTGAATACAAAGCGGCCGGCGGCGTGATTGCCGGATCTGTGCGGGCGCCGCTCAAGGCCACGGACTTCTCCGCCTATATCCAGCGCATCAAGGACGCGAACCCGGATGGCATCTTCGTGTTCATGGCTGCCGGCGAATTGACGCCGATCTTTCTCCGCCAGTTCAAGGAGGCAGGGCTGGATCCGGCCAAGATCATCGGCATCGGGGACATCACGGACGAATCGTCACTACCTGCCGCGGGCGAGGCCGCTCTCGGAGTTGTTACGGCCTTCCATTACACCCCGACGCATGATTCGGAGGTCAACCGAGAGTTCGCAGCCGCGTTCAACGCGGTCGCGCAGGGCCGGCCGCTCGGTTTCATACCGGTCGTCAGCTACGACGTCCTGCGTGCCATCTATACGGTCGTTGATGCGCAGAAGGGCGATCTCAATCCCGAGCGCACGATCGAGCTTCTGAAGCAAACAAGATTCGAAAGCCCGCGCGGCCCGATTGCGATCGACCCGTCGACCCGTGAGATCGTGCAGAACATCTACTTCCGAAGGGTCGAGAATCGGGACGGACAGATGGTCAATTTGGAGTTTGCGACCATTCCCGACGTCAAGGATCCTGGATCGGCGCGCTAGATCATGGTCGGCTTCGTCAACGTTCTGATCGGCGGCATCGCTTATGGGTTCGTGCTGTTTCTGATGGCTGGTGGCCTCTCCATCACGCTCGGGCTGATGGGCTTCGCCAATATGGCGCATGCGGCGCTGGCCATGGTTGGAGGCTACACGGCGGCATTGCTGATCGGCAAGGCCGGGTGGCCGTTCCTTGCGGCGGTGGCAGCGGCTGCCGCCATCGCGGCCGCCGTGGGTGCGATCCTCGAGCGCAGCCTTTTCCGGAGACTGTACGAGGCCTCGGAGCTGGAACAGGTCCTGCTGACGATCGGCGTCGTCTACGTGTCGATTGCCGCAGCCACCTATCTGGTCGGTCCAGAGCAGATGGCGATCGCGGTGCCTTCATGGCTGGACGGAAACGTCCGCATCGGCGCTGTCGAGGTCAGCCGCTACCGGCTTTTTCTGATCGGCTTCGGCACGGCACTTCTTCTGTCGCTGCTTGTTCTGATCGATCATACGAATTTTGGCGCCAGGATAAGGGCGGCCGTTTTCAACCGGCGGATGACGGCATCCTGCGGCATCGACGTCGCAAGACTGTACGCCCTCGCCTTCGCTCTCGGCTCCGCGCTTGCTGGACTAGGCGGCGCGCTCAGCGTGAAGCTCCTTGGCCTCGACCCGAACTTCCCCATCAAATTTCTGACGGAGTTGCTGATCGTGGTCAGCGTCGGCGGGCTCGGCTCCTTGCGCGGAACGTTTGCCGCCTGCCTCATGTTCGGGGTCCTTGACGTGGCCGGGAAATATCTGCTTCCGGAGATCGGCGCGTTTATCATCTATGCAACGGCGCTTTCCGTCCTGACGGTGCGCCCGCAAGGCCTAGCCGGCCGTCCGCAATGAGCGACATCACTCTCGACCTCGCGCGAACTGCGGTGCGCTTTCGCGCCAGATGGACCTTGGTCGAGCTGGTCTTTTGGATCGCTGCAGCGGCCTGCTATGTCCTCTTTCCCGGCAAGCTCGTCCTTCTCACACAGATCCTAATCGGCGGCCTGTTTGCGATGTCGCTCGATCTGTTGCTCGGCTATGGCGGGATTCCGTCCTTCGGACATGCCGCCTTTTTCGGACTCGGCGCCTACACGGCGGGATTGCTCGCTGCGCATGGCTGGGGCGAGCCGATCTCCGGCGTTCTTGCTGCCGGGCTCGTGACCGGCGCTCTCGGCTTCGCCTTCAGCACGCTGATTGCAAAAGTCCGCGGCGCCGCAGTGCTCATGGTGACGCTTTGCATCGGGCTTCTGCTCTATGAAGGCGCAAGCCGCCTGCCTTGGCTCACCGGCGGCGACAGCGGTCTCCAGGGAATCGAGATGTGGCCGCTGCTCGGGCTGTTCGAGTTCGATCTCTTCGGCCGAACCGCGTTCTGGTATGCCTATTGCAGCGCATTGACGCTTTATCTTGTCGCCCGGCGTTATGTCCACTCGCCGGAGGGTCTCGCGCTGCAGGCCATTCGCGAGAACCAGACCCGCGTTCCGATGCTCGGCGTCTCCATCACACGGCGCAAGATGATCGCTTTCACGATATCGGCGGCGAGGCGCGCTGCTGGCGCAGACCACACAGATCGTCGCACTGGAAACGTTGAGCTTCGAACGATCGGTGTCGGCCCTCGTCATGCTGATCGTCGGCGGAATTGGCACGCTTATCGGCGGCTTCATTGGGGCTGCCGCGTTCATCTGGATGCGCGACCTGCTGTCGACGGTCAATCCTGTATATTGGATGTTCTGGCTCGGCCTGGTGCTGATCGCGATCGTGTTGACGGCTAGAGGCGGCCTACTCGGCGTCGTGAGCCTGGTTCGGAGCAAGATCGTGCGCTGGAGGCGAGCGAGATGACGGTTGCCGCGCTCCAGACACGCGACCTTTGCAAGCAATTTGGCGCCTTGAAGGTCACCAATGCCGTCAGCCTCGTGCTAAAGGCAGGCGGTCGACATGCCCTGATCGGGCCGAACGGCGCCGGCAAGAGCACGCTGATCAACCTGCTCACCGGCGTGCTGGCCCCGAGCAGCGGCAGCATTCTGCTGGAGGGCGAGCCAATCGATCGATTGAGCACCGATCAGCGTGTCGCACGCGGATTGGGGCGGACTTTCCAGATTAACGCCCTGTTCCCGCATCTGACGCCGCTGGAATCGATCATGCTCGCGGTCGCCCGGCGCCGCGGACGGCTTGGCAGGCCTCTTCAGGCCTTACATCGGCAGCCCGACACCACGGACGAGGCGTATGAGTTGGCGCGTTCGGTCGGGCTTGACCGCGACTGCCTGCGGCGGACTGCCGAACTATCTTACGGTCGCCAGCGCCTTGTGGAGATTGCTCTCGCCCTCGCCGGCCGTCCCCGCGTGCTGCTGTTGGACGAGCCGGCGGCGGGAGTTCCCGCCGGCGAGAGCTTTGAGCTGATGCAGGCTATCGAATCCCTCCCCGATCAGATCGCCGTTCTCTTCATCGAGCACGACATGGATCTGGTCTTTCGTTTTGCCGACACGATCACCGTTCTCGTCGCCGGTTCGGTATTTCGCCAAGGCAAGCCCGGCGAGATCGCGACCGACCCGGAGGTGCGGCGGATTTATCTCGGAGATGACCGTGACTGAGCCGCTGCTCGAGGTCGACCAGCTCAACGTGGGCTATGGTGAAGGAATCGTCATCAGCGGACTGTCCTTCGCGATTGAGGCCGGCGGCTCTCTTGCGGTTCTGGGCCGAAACGGGGCCGGAAAATCAACCCTGATGCTCGCCCTTGCGGGTCATCTCACGCCCCGCTCGGGGCGAATTCGTTTTCGCGGCAACGAGATCGCCGACCTAGCGCCACACCGGCGATGCCGACTGGGCATCGGGTGGGTGCCGCAAGGCCGCGAGATATTCGCCCCCCTCACTGTCGAGGAGAACCTGCAGATTGCCGCGACGAACGGACCTTGGACAATCGAGCGCATCTTCGAGATGTTTCCAAGTCTGAAGGCACGTCGCACCAATTTCGGAGATCAGCTGTCGGGCGGCGAACAGCAGATGCTGGCGATCGGTCGAGCCCTGGTGACGAACCCGCGCTTGCTGCTGCTCGACGAGCCGCTCGAAGGCCTCGCCCCCGTCGTCGCGCAGGACGTCGCGCGCTGCATCACCGCGATCACCGAGACCGAGAGCATGGCGGTCATTCTGATCGAGCAGCACGCAGGCTTCGCGCTCAGGCTGGCGCGGCAGGCGATCATCCTGGAGCGCGGCATTGCCGTTCGCAACGGAGAAAGCAGCGCTATTGCGGCGGATCGCGGTGCCCTCGAACAATATGTCGGCATCCGCAAACCCGGTCGCGCCGCGTAGCCGAAGGCTTGCTCATTATACTGTCCATATGGTAGATTTAGCGTAATAATAATTTCCTGGGAGAACCACATGGCCTTTCGTTTCGATCCCGAGGAGCGGAACTTCGTGGACGACCCCTATCCCACCTACAAGGTGTTGCGCGACGACCATCCGGTCTATCTGCACGAAGGGAGCGGGTTCTACATCATCACGCGAAACGAGGACGTGGCGCGCATCCTCAACGACTACGAGGTCTTCTCTTCGGCGCGTGGCAATGCGCTGGTCGATTCACCCTTGCGGGTGGGCAGGACGCTCGGATCGACCGATCCGCCGCGTCATGACGAACTTCGCCGTGTGGTGATGAAGGGCTTCACGCCCGCGCGCATCGAATCCATGCTGCCCGCCATTCAGCGCGACGTCGATCGACTGCTGCACAAGTTCGGCACCCGTCGTGAGTGCGACTTCATGGCAGATATCAGCAGGCCCATCCTCTATGGCGCACTCGGGCGGATGCTCGGGTTGGACGGCGAAGCTGCGGACCGGGCGGCGGATTTGTCGCGGGACATCTTTCATACCGATACGGGACCGATGGGCCCGGCTGCGAGGCCGGGCTTGATGGAAGGGGTGTTTGAACTGCTCACCGAGCAGCTCGAGCGACGTCGCAAGGACCGCAGTGACGATCTGTTCTCGTTCCTGCTCGACGCACAGGAGGGGGGAGCACCACTTTCCGACGGCGAGATTCTGGGCA carries:
- a CDS encoding DoxX family protein; protein product: MSTATAQAAPRERPLCVSLWIAQALLFCVFASSGLAKLFMPIPQLAAMMPWTGQHSEAFVRVIGLIDLAGGIGVLVPALTRIMPRLTVLAALGCSVLQVFAIVFHVSRGEAELTPLNFILLALSVFVVWGRGRKIPVAPRRS
- the leuC gene encoding 3-isopropylmalate dehydratase large subunit; this translates as MAARTLYDKLVDSHVVRNLDDAGLVLLYVDRTVLNEYTSPQAFAGLRAAGRKVWNPKAALMVVDHVNPTAAQRTRAMPDSGAARQVDYFAENARDFGIEYFDILDPRQGIEHVVAPEQGLVMPGMVIAAGDSHSTAYGAFGALGYGIGTSDIEHYLATSTVRYRRLKTMRIHLTGDVPFGVTPKDIVMEIIRRIGADGATGYAVEFTGPVVSNMSVEGRIVMSIMIVEAGARGVVVAPDQKVLDYLKGRPRAPKGEMWERAAKKWLTLASDPDARFDREVALDVADVAPLVTWGTSPDQAIAVTDIIPDPAQQVAPERKAAALRALSYMGLRAGDPIQSVPIDFAFIGSCTNSRIEDLRDAAEVFRGRRVAAGVRAIVVPGSTHVRAQAEAEGLAKVFTDAGVEWRQSGCSMCLAMNDDVLKPGERCASSTNRNFEGRQGPGARTHLMSPAMVAAAAVTGHIADVRSLLGVAGQ
- a CDS encoding SDR family oxidoreductase, which codes for MRHGQKKIPSTILIFGAAAHIGGPLAHFLREEAPQIKLRLVTSNPANCDVLRREHPHAEVVIASYFDLASLEKAVDGMEGIFVLTRSGTNEADAMTNLVVLLKKARSAVHVIRLVGLQPEANRRRIPQSLREHGLGLPIQHPIAKEILDESGLPVTYLNIGATFMDNFYWMKDGLRKERKLIWPERLIPYIDPRDIAEVAGRLFLSSNHRHIGQFHTLNNGQDILRFSDVADLMTKVFQERIVHDGSRAGFFEAYRELGEIRLHYLWDFFQYEEQNEVVWARNDFVERTLGRMPVSLSEWLAEHRQALLFGI
- a CDS encoding acyl-CoA synthetase yields the protein MNADIGVTIAKAREHSIGDLLRRSAAREPSKLALSCGAVRWTFAELDAICNRLARGLPGLGVGKGDRLAVLSRNSHAFAALRFAVARIGAVLVPINFMLNPDEINFILKSSGARLLATGPDFVEAARAASSKGCAVEKLIWLPGEDPAAQPAGLTSFDDLLDADSSLFEASVDSRDLAQIVYTSGTESLPKGAMLSHEAVMWQYVSCIIDGGMSADDKVLHALPLYHCAQLDVFLGPQVYLGASGVITGKPTADNILALIQAHGITCFFAPPTIWIAMLRSPNFDKSDLSSLQKGYYGASIMPVEVLLELQRRLPNVKFWNFYGQTEIAPLATVLTPEDQLRKAGSAGKPAINVETRVVNTAMEDVGVGEIGEIVHRSPHLLSGYYNDPVKTAAAFAGGWFHSGDLATVDAEGYITVVDRVKDMIKSGGENVASREVEEMIYKIPAISEVAVVGLPDPHWIEAVTAIVVVKSGEKLDEDAVITHCAGSMAHFKVPKRVIFVDSLPKNPSGKLLKRELRQRFIGGETLDKAIQKNFGA
- a CDS encoding LysR family transcriptional regulator; translated protein: MEINWLYDFIAVATARSFSRAAEERNCSQPALSRRIQALEVWAGASLLDRTTHSVNLTPAGEAFRHTADDIVRRLSAGRLEAQERARGASDVLKFASTNALSLTFFPDWLRRIETELPFVPNVQLVANHMEGCERILLASDAHFLLCHYHPAATTALTPSHFRSLHVGDDRLIPASVPVSRRNRKPRFKLPGTEGAPVQFLSFRSESGMGRILEAVRATSPLQAHLHTTFTSHLAKLLVTMVQAGRGMAWLPESLISDQLASGEIVAAGGQQWYVPIEIHVFRPKLRLAQAAEAFWQHIEKAATHSR
- a CDS encoding LysR family transcriptional regulator, with protein sequence MDTLVSMKVFCLVAELKSFAAAAERLGISPAMASKHVMQLEKRLGSRLLNRTSRRVSLSESGALYFEQTRQMLESLDEVEAAVSNVTVVPRGTLRLTAPVWMANPKFSKVLADYQARYPQVRLNIDLSGRLVNLVEEGFDLALRATGTPDEALIARPITRVPFYMVATPAYLDRAKRPKNLAELSGHSLLHYALHSPGESITIQGESGTQTIKFNPVLLSGNETLLHLAALEGMGLAVLPKWLISEDLAAGRLEQVLPEQSIFESQLFAVYPTRKYLSAKVRTFIDFIAADKRLR
- the leuD gene encoding 3-isopropylmalate dehydratase small subunit: MMPFDQVSGVAAPMMSPNIDTDVIMPKMFLKGVDRSGLGEGAFNLLRFSAGKPNPEFILNQDGYRNACFLVVGPNFGCGSSREHAVWGLQQLGIRALIGTSFAGIFNDNCGNNGLLTISLEPDLVAEIANAVAHRERNDVFVDLAAQTIRFDRGRRPIKFDIEPTRKEAFLTGRDFVASTLVLADDIRAFEARHAAENPWIF